One part of the Dyadobacter sp. 676 genome encodes these proteins:
- a CDS encoding helicase HerA-like domain-containing protein, producing MGSAILDGEIIGEARVDLPLRMMNRHGLVAGATGSGKTRTLQVFAEQLSAAGVPVFMSDIKGDLSGIAQPGKTNAALEERAQVLGTVFEPKGFPVELYSLSGNKGAQMRATVLEFGPILLSKIFELNETQAGVLAILFKYADDKDLPMVDLNDLKKVLNYLSEGPGAAEIKADYGTISASTAGTILRKIVALEQQGVGSIFGERSFDIADLINKVDGQGVISLLNVSDVQDKPALFSTFMLSLLAELYQKLPEAGDLDKPKLVFFLDEAHLLFKDAPKAFLEQIEQVVRLIRSKGVGIFFCTQMAQDVPVSVLGQLGNRVQHVLRAFTPQDAEALKQTVKTYPKSDFYSIDQVLTTLGIGQALITVLNEKGIPTEVAATHLMPPASVMGPMVQADYDKHVQQSDIYAKYKDPVDPESAYEILTKRMEDHARAEAEAKEAEVQAKVEAKKEKEQSSMISDALNSPLAKQIGREVVRGVFGMLFGKKTTSRKSGGGLFGF from the coding sequence TTGGGGTCGGCTATTCTCGACGGCGAGATCATCGGCGAGGCCCGCGTAGACCTTCCCTTGCGCATGATGAACCGCCACGGGCTGGTGGCCGGAGCTACCGGGTCGGGCAAGACGCGTACATTACAGGTCTTTGCGGAGCAGCTTTCGGCGGCGGGTGTGCCGGTTTTCATGTCCGATATCAAAGGCGACCTTTCCGGTATCGCGCAACCGGGCAAAACCAATGCAGCCCTGGAAGAACGCGCACAAGTACTCGGTACGGTTTTCGAACCGAAGGGATTTCCCGTCGAACTGTACTCCCTCAGCGGCAACAAAGGCGCCCAAATGCGTGCTACCGTACTGGAATTCGGGCCGATATTGCTTTCCAAAATCTTCGAACTGAACGAAACCCAGGCCGGCGTACTCGCTATCCTGTTCAAATATGCCGATGACAAGGACCTGCCGATGGTGGATCTGAATGACTTGAAAAAAGTCCTGAACTACCTCTCCGAAGGGCCGGGCGCGGCAGAAATCAAGGCCGATTACGGTACCATTTCCGCGTCCACGGCCGGAACGATCCTGCGCAAGATCGTCGCACTGGAGCAACAGGGTGTCGGCAGCATTTTCGGGGAAAGATCCTTCGACATCGCAGATCTGATCAATAAAGTCGACGGCCAGGGAGTGATCAGCCTGCTGAATGTGTCCGACGTGCAGGATAAGCCCGCATTGTTCTCGACATTCATGCTGAGCTTGCTCGCGGAATTATACCAAAAACTGCCCGAAGCCGGCGATCTGGACAAACCCAAACTGGTATTCTTCCTCGACGAGGCCCATTTACTTTTCAAAGATGCCCCGAAAGCATTCCTCGAACAGATCGAGCAAGTGGTGAGGCTGATCCGCTCCAAAGGCGTGGGAATTTTCTTCTGCACCCAAATGGCGCAGGACGTGCCGGTATCGGTGCTGGGCCAGCTCGGTAACCGCGTACAGCACGTGCTCCGTGCATTCACTCCGCAGGATGCCGAGGCTTTGAAACAGACCGTTAAAACTTATCCGAAATCGGATTTCTATTCCATCGACCAGGTGCTGACGACCCTCGGCATCGGTCAGGCGTTGATTACGGTTTTAAATGAGAAAGGTATTCCAACCGAAGTCGCGGCTACACACCTGATGCCGCCTGCATCCGTCATGGGGCCGATGGTACAGGCAGACTACGATAAGCACGTGCAGCAATCGGATATTTATGCCAAATACAAAGACCCCGTAGACCCGGAAAGCGCCTACGAAATCCTGACCAAGCGCATGGAAGACCACGCCCGTGCGGAAGCCGAGGCGAAGGAAGCGGAAGTTCAGGCGAAAGTCGAGGCGAAAAAGGAGAAAGAGCAATCGAGCATGATCTCCG